The DNA region TTTCTTGTTGCCGGAAAAAATGGCGATCACTGCCAGGGATTTGTGGGCAACGTGGGAAACTACACGCAACTCTGTAATATACCCCGCAGAGTTGGCGAGGTGCAGGTTCATCAAATTCAACGATACTGCCGCGACCTTGCCATTCCTACCTATCTTCACGAGCTTGCCTCTCCATCATTTCCTATAGCCGTATTTTCTACCATTGTGTTGTACTTTTTTCTGCGATATCTCGTGCGCAAAGCATCTGCGCCAAAAATAAATTTGAAGGAGAATGATTTGTACAAAGAGCCATCAAAGCGCGACCTTCGCTTCCCCAGACCCTAAGACGTTAAATATGTCTTCAGAAATAAATTTCGGCCCCCAACATCCTTCCACGCACGGCGTATTAAACCTTAAGACGGTCATTGAAGGTGATACGGTAATTTCCATCGAGCCGAATCTCGGCTTTTTGCACCGTGGCGTGGAAAAACTTGCCGAGGAACGGCGCTATATCCAGTTTTTGCCGACCATTGAAAAGACCGATTATGTTGCAGCGTTCTCCTGGGATAATCTCTACATGACCGTTCTGGAGGATGCGCTCAAAATAGAAGTCCCTCCGCGTGCCCAATACATCCGCACCATACTGCTTGAGATGCAGCGCATTATGTCGCATTTGGTATGGCTTGCAGCATTCGGGCAGGACTTAGGCCAGCCCACGGTGTTCCTTTGGTCCTTTCGTGAACGCGAGCCCTACGTTGAGCTTTTCGAGGAGCTCTCCGGAGGGCGGCTCCACTACTATTATGGACGTGTTGGGGGCATAAAACGAGATTTTTTGCCAGATTCTGCCGAGAAATTATTGAAACATCTTGAGGGCTTCGAATCGCGCCTGAAAGAGATCGAAGGGCTCACTGTGGATAATATTATATTCCAAAAACGTACAAAGGACGTCGGTACGCTTACGAAAGAAAAAGCCATTGAGCTAGGAGCTACGGGACCTATGCTTCGCGCATCGGGAGTTACACACGATCTTCGCAAAGTTGCGCCATATCTTAACTATAAAGATGTTACATTCGATGTGCCGGTGGCTTCGGAGGGAGACTGCTGGGCGCGCACGAAGGTGCGCATTGAAGAAATGCGTCAAAGCGCCAGCATTATCCGTCAGCTGCTCGCAAAACTTCCCGAAGGCGATATCGTCGCGGGTCCTTTTCTTGAAGATAGGACAGGTAATCAAATGCTTAAGGCCTACACGATGCGTCTTCCGGCAGGGGAGTGCTTTGCGCGTCAAGAATTGCCGAGGGGCGAAGGGGCTATCTATCTCATCT from bacterium includes:
- a CDS encoding NADH-quinone oxidoreductase subunit D — its product is MSSEINFGPQHPSTHGVLNLKTVIEGDTVISIEPNLGFLHRGVEKLAEERRYIQFLPTIEKTDYVAAFSWDNLYMTVLEDALKIEVPPRAQYIRTILLEMQRIMSHLVWLAAFGQDLGQPTVFLWSFREREPYVELFEELSGGRLHYYYGRVGGIKRDFLPDSAEKLLKHLEGFESRLKEIEGLTVDNIIFQKRTKDVGTLTKEKAIELGATGPMLRASGVTHDLRKVAPYLNYKDVTFDVPVASEGDCWARTKVRIEEMRQSASIIRQLLAKLPEGDIVAGPFLEDRTGNQMLKAYTMRLPAGECFARQELPRGEGAIYLI